The genomic interval CATTTTTTTACATAGTTAGCTGTGGGAGGCTTATAGGTTTAATTCTCCCTTGACAATGAATTCCTCATACTGGTGTTTTGTACCTAAGGtttaaatttttttttagaaattttCTACTAGCtatttgtgttatttttttctgCTTTCTTTCAGGCCTGAAACCCGGCACTGTGGTTATCACCAAACAGTCCGTGGATGCCTGTTTCCTGCCACGCTTTGAGCAAGTGATTCTGGGAAAGCCAGTGGTCCGGAGCACTGATCTAGACTCTGACCTGGCAGAAGAGCTGTTCCAGTGCAGTAAAGACTTGGATGAATTTGAAACTGTCATTGGCAACACTATGTGCACAATGGACTTTTATGAGGGTAAGCTACTCAAATGAAGCTGGAGGGTTATAAATGCTACATTTGCTGGTTCTAATTACCTGGTTAAAAGTGAGACAAGTCCTCATGATCACCTGCTTAAATACTTGGGTGGTCAAAGATACTGGACTGAATGCTGGCAAATGTTTTCACAGCGCTATACAGATTAATTGAAGTCAAATCTGTCTTCAAATCTGTACCAGAAAAATCTGTCTAGCACCATGTCGATAAAAGTAAAGGAATACTCAACAATGCCCTTGACCAAttttgtcacttactgcaaacatcacctaaccaaccgctagctgtctgtgtcctgaatacactgtaaaaaaacgcgatctctgtggacagtcccaggctccaaaaatggcaacaaaaacagcctgggcaaacctagcccataaaaacataacaaactgttccagcaaatcacagacgagatgcacgtttaggagagtttcaattgcatgggagcagcacgggagggatggggagaaagtagcgagctagctctctgttttgtttgaaagtcaacagaagtgacgttacccagcatcgcttagagcacctttaactgcATACAGTGTGAGCCAGCGTTGGCAACGTTGGTTTGATTGCATTGTTTTCAGTTGGAATGTCCTAATTGGACACAACGTGATACAGTGCTGCGCAGCGTAATATGGCGTGATGTTTTGAGCAGAACTTTTGTTGGAtgctctgtttttcttttcttttttccctgcTCACATTCTGCTATTTTGAACAAGAAACATGGCGTAATTGAACAGCATGTTAAAACAGATTCAGGGGGGACTGAGAGCGCCCAATGCTACGCCACAGTCAGACACTCACATGCAGTTAGGATAAACTGTAAGGTTGTTTCATACGTTCACGTCTGCTGTGGCTTCTTTCAGGTCAAGCCCGGCTGGATGGGGCCTTCTGCTCATATACAGAGGAAGACAAACAGAACTATCTCAAAGAAGCCTATGCTGCAGGAGTCCGCAATATTGAGATGGAGTCTTCTGTATTTGCTGCCATGTGTAAACTTAGCGGTCTTCAAGGTAGGACAGTTTGTGTATTCTAACAAATTTGGCTATTTTTGATATATCATACGAAATAAGCAGCAGAAAATGTATACTTGAATTTAGAAAATGTATACTTGAATACTTTCAAATTTACTTTAGCTTACAAACTTGCTTAGTATTGGAAAACCTGAACTTTTGGGGCTGGTTTCTTGGACCGTGATTAAACCTGGTCCTAGACTAGAAGAGCCTTTTCAGTGTTGATCTTGATGTTCTCTTTAAAGACACCCTGTAGGGGGACCCAGAGAGCAAATCTTGTTTAGTGCTGCTTTATGTCCAGGACTAAACCTAATCTATGTCCAGGAAACCAGCCCTTCGTGTTTTCATTTGCATTTCTTGTTTTAATGTTATGTTAAAATAATGGATTTATAGCCAGAGTGATTGCTAAATACCAACAGTCGAATTATCTATTTTGTTGTAgcggcagtggtgtgtgtgactttgttgGATCGTCAGAAGGGAGATCAGCTGAGCAGCTCTCATGAAGTCCTTCACAGCTACCAACAGCGACCACAAACACTTGTGGGGCACTTCATCAAGAGGCGTCTGAAT from Alosa sapidissima isolate fAloSap1 chromosome 3, fAloSap1.pri, whole genome shotgun sequence carries:
- the upp1 gene encoding uridine phosphorylase 1, with product MTPGFNDETKGGESCSNVLVHNPNLDAMKEDILYHFNLGTATHDLPAMFGDVKFVCVGGSPWRMKAFIEFIGHELGMAEPKADYPNICAGTDRYAMYKVGPVLSVSHGMGIPSIAIMLHELIKLLYHARCTDVTVLRIGTSGGIGLKPGTVVITKQSVDACFLPRFEQVILGKPVVRSTDLDSDLAEELFQCSKDLDEFETVIGNTMCTMDFYEGQARLDGAFCSYTEEDKQNYLKEAYAAGVRNIEMESSVFAAMCKLSGLQAAVVCVTLLDRQKGDQLSSSHEVLHSYQQRPQTLVGHFIKRRLNSISRGVLSPDADKAKTS